From the genome of Variovorax sp. RA8, one region includes:
- a CDS encoding tetratricopeptide repeat protein, translating to MTALIDTLGHPVSGATAAGIDYYEQAAHEMRCLIGDPLATIDRALAEAPGMSIAHTLRAWLHLLGTEVPALATAREAAEAAARHAGTDRERMHARSAALVAAGRWRDAARVLEDLSAQHPRDLLALQSGHQVDFFTGDSRMLRDRIARVRPHWNDAMPGHHAVLGMHAFGLEETGDYAQAERTGRRAIELQPRDTWAWHAVAHVHEMRNAPNDGIAWLEANAAHWSRDSFFAVHNWWHLALFKLEQDRHDEVLAMYDASIGGPGSAVVLDMIDQSALLWRLALRGVDVGDRWKPLAERWAPHATAGNYAFNDLHAMMAFASAGRVDLAAQLRETQRAALAGDGDNRAFTAEVGEAATRAVQAFVAGDQATVVALLRQIRSRAHRFGGSHAQRDLLDLTLIEAALRSGDRSLATALAAERAAMRPASPLAQRFVARAAEPPACYRARETATLRAQGIIFMSRAPARP from the coding sequence ATGACCGCACTGATCGACACCCTCGGACACCCGGTGAGCGGTGCCACCGCTGCCGGGATCGACTACTACGAACAGGCCGCGCACGAGATGCGCTGCCTGATCGGCGACCCGCTCGCGACGATCGACCGTGCGCTCGCCGAGGCGCCAGGCATGTCGATCGCGCACACGCTGCGAGCCTGGCTGCACCTGCTCGGCACCGAGGTGCCGGCGCTGGCGACCGCGCGCGAGGCGGCCGAGGCTGCGGCGCGCCACGCCGGAACCGATCGCGAGCGGATGCATGCGCGCTCCGCTGCGCTCGTCGCCGCCGGCCGTTGGCGCGATGCCGCGCGCGTGCTGGAGGACCTGTCGGCGCAGCACCCGCGCGACCTGCTCGCCCTGCAATCCGGCCACCAGGTGGACTTCTTCACCGGCGATTCGCGCATGCTGCGCGACCGCATCGCGCGCGTGCGACCGCACTGGAACGACGCGATGCCCGGCCATCATGCGGTGCTCGGCATGCACGCCTTCGGGCTCGAGGAGACCGGCGACTATGCGCAGGCCGAGCGCACCGGACGCCGGGCCATCGAATTGCAGCCGCGCGACACCTGGGCCTGGCATGCGGTGGCGCATGTGCACGAGATGCGCAATGCGCCGAATGACGGCATCGCCTGGCTCGAGGCGAATGCGGCGCACTGGTCGCGCGACAGCTTCTTCGCAGTGCACAACTGGTGGCACCTGGCGCTGTTCAAGCTCGAGCAGGACCGGCACGACGAGGTGCTCGCGATGTACGACGCTTCGATTGGCGGGCCGGGCTCCGCGGTCGTGCTCGACATGATCGATCAAAGCGCACTGCTGTGGCGCCTGGCGCTGCGCGGCGTGGACGTCGGCGATCGCTGGAAGCCGCTGGCCGAGCGCTGGGCGCCGCATGCCACCGCGGGCAACTACGCCTTCAACGACCTGCACGCGATGATGGCCTTTGCGAGCGCCGGGCGCGTCGACCTCGCCGCGCAGCTGCGCGAGACACAGCGCGCAGCGCTCGCCGGTGACGGCGACAACCGCGCCTTCACCGCCGAGGTGGGTGAGGCAGCGACGCGCGCCGTGCAGGCCTTCGTGGCAGGCGACCAAGCGACGGTCGTCGCGCTGCTGCGGCAGATCCGCTCGCGCGCACATCGCTTCGGCGGCAGCCACGCGCAGCGCGACCTGCTCGACCTGACGCTGATCGAGGCGGCGCTGCGCAGCGGCGATCGGTCACTCGCAACAGCGCTGGCGGCCGAGCGCGCCGCGATGCGACCGGCAAGCCCGCTCGCCCAGCGCTTCGTCGCGCGAGCCGCAGAGCCACCCGCTTGTTATCGAGCCCGGGAAACGGCTACGCTCCGCGCGCAAGGGATCATCTTCATGTCACGGGCGCCGGCGAGACCCTGA
- the ku gene encoding non-homologous end joining protein Ku: MATGSRTLWKGAITFGLVHIPVGLHTAATEEGVDFDWLDKRSMDPVGYKRINKRTGKEISKDNIVKGVEYEDGKYVIISPEEIEAVFPKTTQTIQIERFIDAAEMPFIFLERPYYVAPINKSDKVYALLREALVDSGKIALAKVVIATKQHLAALVPSGAVLVLNLLRWGDEVKTLDSLDLPPAGRKNVSAAEMKMARQLIAEMSGKWDPEDFKDEFRHQVMKLVDKKVKAGKTETVLEPEEEAPESSNVIDLTELLQRSLKGRSKASGKAANKSAAKTAPAKKSKPRRAPAKKSTSERKAA; the protein is encoded by the coding sequence ATGGCAACAGGTAGTCGCACGCTCTGGAAGGGGGCCATCACCTTCGGTCTCGTCCACATCCCCGTGGGTCTTCACACGGCAGCGACCGAGGAAGGCGTGGACTTCGACTGGCTCGACAAGCGCTCGATGGACCCTGTCGGCTACAAGCGCATCAACAAGCGGACCGGCAAGGAAATCAGCAAGGACAACATCGTCAAGGGCGTTGAATACGAGGACGGGAAGTACGTCATCATCAGCCCCGAGGAAATCGAGGCGGTCTTTCCCAAGACGACGCAGACCATCCAGATCGAGCGCTTCATCGATGCGGCCGAGATGCCCTTCATCTTCCTGGAGCGGCCCTACTACGTGGCGCCCATCAACAAGAGCGACAAGGTCTATGCCCTGTTGCGCGAGGCCCTCGTCGACAGCGGGAAAATCGCGCTTGCCAAGGTGGTGATCGCCACCAAGCAGCACCTTGCCGCGCTGGTGCCCTCCGGCGCAGTCCTGGTCCTGAACCTGCTGCGCTGGGGTGACGAAGTCAAAACGCTGGACTCGCTGGACCTTCCGCCTGCCGGGCGAAAGAACGTCAGCGCCGCAGAGATGAAGATGGCCAGGCAGCTGATCGCCGAGATGTCCGGCAAGTGGGACCCGGAAGATTTCAAGGACGAGTTCCGGCACCAGGTGATGAAGCTGGTCGACAAGAAGGTGAAGGCGGGCAAGACCGAAACCGTCCTGGAGCCCGAAGAGGAAGCGCCGGAAAGCTCCAACGTCATCGACCTCACCGAGCTGCTGCAAAGGAGCTTGAAGGGCCGCTCGAAGGCAAGTGGCAAGGCCGCGAACAAGTCTGCGGCCAAGACTGCTCCAGCGAAGAAGTCCAAGCCCAGGCGTGCGCCGGCGAAGAAGAGCACGTCTGAGCGAAAGGCAGCGTAG
- a CDS encoding lipase family protein: MNPTIRTLSASLLAIACTGCISLQQTEDQVAIRPPGKRLIAELRPYEPEARRHLPYAWLSQSAYEKTPAGKEEADPCRDADQALGEAHWKRWDGFPREESLKTEIEKYHLRVEVWSKESPPQVAVAFGGTVFDNRNDWRANLRWFLPKHDDQYTLVVKHLGPAFNEEFKRRMAQREWGDAKPSVVSTGHSLGGGLAQQFAYALPLDGNVPRVSRVYAFHPSPVTGYFSVEQHTREKNSEDLEIERIYERGEILALLRSLQSVFFKPSEADPVVTGYRYSVVLKADPVKDHSLGKFACALAEKLGMNGARVAKAK, from the coding sequence ATGAACCCAACGATCCGGACGCTGAGTGCGTCGCTGCTCGCCATTGCGTGCACCGGGTGCATCTCGCTGCAGCAGACCGAGGACCAGGTTGCCATCCGGCCACCCGGCAAGCGCTTGATCGCCGAGCTGCGCCCCTATGAGCCCGAGGCAAGGCGCCACCTGCCTTATGCATGGCTATCCCAATCCGCGTATGAAAAGACGCCGGCGGGCAAAGAAGAGGCCGATCCATGCCGAGACGCGGATCAAGCGCTAGGCGAAGCCCATTGGAAGCGCTGGGACGGGTTTCCGCGCGAAGAGAGCTTGAAGACCGAGATCGAGAAGTACCACCTTCGCGTCGAGGTGTGGAGCAAGGAGAGCCCGCCTCAAGTGGCCGTGGCCTTCGGGGGGACGGTTTTCGACAACCGAAACGACTGGCGAGCGAATCTGCGCTGGTTTCTTCCCAAACACGACGACCAGTACACCCTTGTGGTGAAACACCTGGGGCCTGCATTCAACGAGGAGTTCAAGCGCAGGATGGCGCAACGGGAATGGGGCGACGCCAAGCCGTCGGTCGTGTCCACCGGTCACTCGCTGGGCGGAGGCCTTGCGCAGCAGTTCGCCTATGCGCTCCCTCTGGACGGCAACGTCCCGAGGGTTTCAAGGGTCTACGCCTTCCACCCCTCCCCCGTCACCGGCTACTTCTCCGTCGAGCAACACACGCGCGAAAAGAACTCGGAAGACCTGGAGATCGAGCGGATCTACGAACGCGGCGAGATCCTGGCCTTGCTGCGCTCCCTTCAAAGCGTCTTCTTCAAGCCGTCGGAAGCAGACCCTGTCGTTACCGGCTATCGATACAGCGTTGTTCTCAAGGCAGATCCGGTCAAGGATCACTCCCTCGGGAAGTTTGCGTGCGCCTTGGCTGAGAAGCTGGGGATGAACGGAGCACGGGTGGCCAAGGCCAAATGA
- a CDS encoding DUF3606 domain-containing protein has translation MADDKTKPGGQDRSRINVNEDYELRDWSQKFGVSADELKAAVRAVGTHAPTVEQHLKARKK, from the coding sequence ATGGCAGACGACAAGACGAAACCCGGCGGGCAGGACCGCTCGCGCATCAACGTCAACGAAGATTACGAGCTGAGGGATTGGTCCCAGAAGTTTGGTGTCTCCGCGGACGAGCTCAAAGCCGCGGTGAGAGCCGTTGGCACCCATGCGCCAACCGTCGAGCAGCACCTGAAGGCGAGAAAGAAGTAA
- a CDS encoding alpha/beta fold hydrolase — MKLTLRQIQLPGRARLEFAEQGGRSGTPVIALHGVTDSWRSFEPVLPCLPSELRVIALTQRGHGASDKPAGGYRTADFAADVAAIA; from the coding sequence ATGAAGCTCACCCTTCGCCAGATTCAACTCCCCGGCCGCGCGCGGCTCGAGTTCGCCGAACAGGGCGGCCGCTCTGGCACGCCGGTCATTGCGCTGCACGGGGTCACCGACTCGTGGCGCTCCTTCGAGCCGGTGCTCCCCTGCCTGCCATCCGAGCTGCGCGTGATCGCGCTCACCCAACGCGGCCATGGCGCCAGCGACAAGCCGGCCGGAGGATACCGGACCGCCGACTTTGCCGCCGACGTGGCGGCCATCGCCTGA
- the ligD gene encoding DNA ligase D produces the protein MRIATWNINNVVKRLDLLCDWLERAKPDVVALQELKTSTAEFPAERLSSLGYQCLVVGQRSWNGVALLARGHEPLPVVTALPGDPKDKDARYVEAAVNGVLYACLYLPNGNPQPGPKFDYKLRWFERMRNRAEELWSSGQPVVLLGDWNVVPTDADIYKPDTWRDNALLQPEPREAFAAILAQGWTDALQAAHPKHKLFTFWDYRRKRWERDAGLRIDHILVSESLKVVDAGVDREERGRENASDHAPVWAELRAARPRRAAGKKQQTEPLSSYKAKRDFSKTAEPAGTPVRRSKAKRDRQVFVIQKHWASRLHYDVRLELDGVMVSWAVPKGPSYDPAVKQMAIHVEDHPIDYNTFEGDIPKGEYGGGTVIVWDQGTWEPVGDPREGLAKGKLIFKLHGQKLAGLWELVRISKPGDKKQEQWIFFKKRGDAWARPSTEYDVIAALPDSVITQPLGLVEEREPRSAAVLRPRADTADLRQAKRAPLPAKLQPQLATLVSSVPQGDDWIVESKFDGYRLLARIDEGDVRLLTRNGHDWTSKVESIARAVADLGLDSAWLDGEIVVLNEAGVPDFNRLQNAIDNARTSDIQMFVFDAPFLGGMDLRDVPLASRREALRALFEQREDGIVRFSQSFDVLPGQLLDAACRMGMEGIIVKRADSPYTAGRTETWLKLKCTHRQEFVVVGFTDRAGAAREVGSLLLGYHEGDALRFAGSVGTGWGSATGRELKTALSKLRVSQPTVAPEEAKPGRWSRRRAGSEHWVKPDMVVEVAFSEWTPDGRIRHPVFRGVRSDKPAADIVREDAKPTGAARSAPKMPQATGVKVTNPERVIDPSTGMRKVDLVRYYESVAEWMLPHLKGRPVSLVRGPTGITGELFFQKHDDKLSIPHVRNLPAHLWPGHAELLEVSSARALVACAQMNVIEFHTWNSLAKNVDKPDRMLFDLDPGEGTSWQHVQEAATLVRALLSELGLESWLKTSGGKGLHVVVPLAPRFDYDTVKAFSQAVVQHLARTIPSRFVAKSGASNRVGKLFVDYLRNGHGATTATAFSARARPGLGVSMPVSWDDLPKLKSGAQWTIGTAREYLSFQRTDPWSAYWTTRLSLTAAMTTLGFVAPKRKSRP, from the coding sequence GTGCGGATCGCAACCTGGAACATCAACAACGTCGTCAAGCGCCTGGACCTGCTGTGCGACTGGCTCGAACGCGCCAAGCCCGATGTGGTGGCGCTGCAGGAGCTGAAGACCTCCACGGCCGAGTTCCCCGCCGAGCGGCTCAGTTCACTCGGCTACCAATGCCTGGTCGTCGGCCAACGCAGCTGGAACGGCGTCGCCCTCCTCGCCCGCGGACATGAACCTCTGCCGGTCGTCACGGCTCTGCCGGGCGATCCGAAGGACAAGGATGCCCGCTATGTCGAGGCCGCGGTCAACGGGGTCCTGTACGCCTGCCTGTACCTGCCGAACGGCAATCCTCAGCCCGGGCCCAAGTTCGACTACAAGCTGCGCTGGTTCGAGCGCATGCGCAATCGCGCCGAAGAGCTCTGGTCGTCCGGTCAGCCGGTCGTGCTGCTGGGCGACTGGAACGTGGTCCCGACGGACGCCGACATCTACAAGCCGGACACGTGGCGCGACAACGCATTGCTGCAACCCGAGCCGCGCGAGGCCTTTGCCGCGATCCTGGCCCAGGGCTGGACCGATGCGCTCCAGGCTGCCCATCCCAAGCACAAGCTGTTCACCTTCTGGGACTATCGCCGCAAACGCTGGGAGCGCGATGCGGGCCTGCGCATCGACCACATCCTCGTGAGCGAGTCCCTGAAGGTCGTGGATGCGGGCGTGGACCGCGAGGAACGTGGACGCGAGAATGCCAGCGACCATGCTCCCGTATGGGCAGAACTCCGAGCGGCCAGGCCAAGGCGGGCGGCCGGGAAAAAACAGCAGACCGAGCCGCTCTCGAGCTACAAGGCCAAGCGCGATTTCTCCAAGACCGCAGAGCCGGCCGGCACCCCGGTGCGACGAAGCAAGGCAAAGCGCGACCGGCAAGTCTTCGTCATACAGAAGCATTGGGCCTCGCGATTGCACTACGACGTGCGGCTGGAGCTCGACGGCGTGATGGTGTCGTGGGCCGTGCCAAAAGGGCCGTCCTACGACCCGGCGGTCAAGCAGATGGCCATCCATGTCGAAGACCACCCCATCGACTACAACACCTTCGAAGGCGACATCCCCAAGGGCGAGTACGGCGGCGGAACCGTCATCGTCTGGGACCAGGGAACCTGGGAGCCGGTCGGCGACCCACGGGAAGGGCTTGCCAAGGGCAAGCTCATCTTCAAGCTGCACGGACAGAAGCTCGCGGGGCTGTGGGAGCTGGTGCGCATCTCGAAGCCAGGCGACAAGAAGCAGGAACAGTGGATTTTCTTCAAGAAGCGCGGCGATGCGTGGGCCCGCCCGAGTACGGAGTACGACGTGATAGCCGCACTGCCGGACAGCGTCATCACGCAACCGCTGGGCCTGGTCGAGGAGCGCGAGCCCCGCAGCGCAGCCGTCTTGCGGCCGCGTGCCGACACGGCCGACCTGCGGCAAGCCAAGCGGGCACCGTTGCCTGCGAAGCTGCAGCCCCAACTTGCCACGCTGGTGTCGTCCGTACCGCAGGGGGATGATTGGATTGTCGAGAGCAAGTTCGACGGCTACCGCCTGCTCGCACGCATTGATGAAGGCGATGTCCGGCTGTTGACCCGCAACGGCCATGACTGGACCAGCAAGGTCGAGTCCATTGCACGGGCCGTCGCGGACCTAGGCCTGGACAGCGCTTGGCTCGATGGTGAGATCGTGGTGCTGAACGAGGCCGGCGTGCCCGATTTCAACCGGCTTCAGAACGCCATCGACAACGCCCGCACCAGCGACATCCAGATGTTCGTGTTCGACGCGCCGTTCCTGGGCGGCATGGACTTGCGCGACGTGCCGCTGGCCAGTCGGCGGGAGGCGCTCCGAGCGCTGTTCGAGCAGCGCGAGGACGGCATCGTCCGGTTCAGCCAGTCCTTCGACGTGCTGCCAGGGCAACTGCTGGATGCCGCCTGCCGGATGGGCATGGAAGGCATCATCGTCAAGCGCGCCGACTCGCCCTACACCGCGGGTCGCACGGAAACCTGGCTGAAGTTGAAGTGCACGCACAGGCAGGAGTTCGTGGTGGTCGGCTTCACCGACCGCGCCGGCGCTGCCCGCGAGGTCGGCAGCTTGCTGTTGGGCTACCACGAAGGGGACGCGCTGCGGTTTGCCGGCTCTGTCGGCACCGGGTGGGGCTCGGCGACCGGGCGCGAGTTGAAGACGGCGCTGTCCAAGCTGCGGGTCAGCCAGCCCACCGTCGCGCCCGAGGAGGCCAAACCCGGCCGATGGTCCAGGCGCAGGGCCGGCTCCGAGCACTGGGTCAAGCCCGACATGGTGGTCGAGGTTGCATTCTCGGAGTGGACGCCGGACGGTCGCATCAGACATCCTGTGTTTCGCGGCGTGCGCAGCGACAAGCCGGCGGCGGACATCGTGCGCGAGGACGCCAAGCCGACGGGGGCTGCGCGTTCCGCGCCGAAGATGCCGCAGGCCACCGGGGTGAAGGTCACGAACCCCGAGCGGGTGATCGACCCTTCCACCGGCATGCGGAAGGTGGACCTGGTGCGGTACTACGAGAGCGTGGCCGAATGGATGCTGCCGCACTTGAAGGGTCGTCCGGTGTCGCTGGTGCGGGGCCCCACGGGCATCACGGGCGAGCTGTTTTTCCAGAAGCACGACGACAAGCTCTCCATTCCGCATGTGCGCAATTTGCCCGCGCATCTCTGGCCCGGCCACGCCGAGCTGCTGGAGGTGTCCAGTGCGCGTGCGCTGGTGGCCTGTGCCCAGATGAACGTCATCGAGTTCCATACATGGAACTCGCTCGCAAAGAACGTCGACAAGCCGGACCGGATGCTTTTCGACCTCGACCCCGGGGAAGGCACGAGCTGGCAGCACGTCCAGGAGGCCGCGACCCTGGTTCGGGCCTTGCTGTCGGAGCTCGGGCTCGAGTCCTGGTTGAAGACAAGCGGCGGCAAGGGCCTGCACGTCGTGGTGCCGCTGGCGCCGCGCTTCGACTACGACACCGTCAAGGCGTTCTCGCAGGCGGTGGTCCAGCATCTGGCCAGGACCATTCCATCGAGGTTCGTCGCCAAGAGCGGCGCTTCCAATCGCGTGGGCAAGCTCTTTGTCGACTACCTGCGCAACGGCCACGGCGCAACGACGGCCACGGCGTTCTCGGCGCGCGCACGTCCGGGCCTTGGCGTATCGATGCCGGTGAGCTGGGATGACCTGCCCAAGCTCAAGAGCGGCGCCCAGTGGACGATCGGGACCGCGCGGGAGTACCTGTCGTTTCAAAGGACGGACCCGTGGTCGGCGTACTGGACCACCAGGCTGTCGCTCACCGCGGCGATGACGACGTTGGGATTCGTTGCCCCCAAGCGGAAGTCGCGGCCGTAA